Proteins encoded within one genomic window of candidate division WOR-3 bacterium:
- a CDS encoding ferritin family protein — translation MFTQSEIITIAIAVEESGLEFYKEAEKIAPKDLKEVFEFIAKEEIKHKELFEEILRGLEGKEERRINDEDYEQYVKAIGHLAVFKKNELKEKIAGLNTPEKIISFAIEMEITSINYYTFLLEVEPDKNRPLLSQIIAEERKHLKTLTGILEKLQK, via the coding sequence ATGTTTACTCAATCTGAAATAATCACTATAGCTATAGCGGTTGAGGAAAGCGGGTTAGAGTTTTACAAAGAGGCAGAAAAGATCGCTCCTAAGGATCTTAAAGAAGTTTTTGAATTTATTGCGAAAGAAGAGATAAAGCACAAGGAACTCTTTGAAGAAATCCTTAGGGGGCTTGAGGGAAAGGAGGAAAGAAGAATAAACGATGAAGATTACGAACAATACGTAAAAGCTATCGGTCACCTCGCCGTATTTAAGAAAAACGAATTAAAGGAAAAAATCGCAGGCCTCAATACCCCAGAAAAAATTATTAGCTTTGCTATAGAAATGGAAATCACCAGCATCAATTACTACACTTTCCTACTGGAAGTAGAACCTGATAAAAATAGACCCTTGCTTAGCCAAATAATTGCAGAGGAAAGAAAACATTTAAAAACGCTCACGGGCATACTTGAAAAACTTCAAAAGTAG
- a CDS encoding DNA translocase FtsK → MELLSLLFLFAFTGYLLYISSENKILITERIASLIFSFAFLFLLISIASYFPEGELTNWGGKIGYIVGSILVTKLGYLLSALISLIFALYGFLVFINKAKKSLLLELLALFVILFAFSLYLPVPLAGSLSVRISIFLLNNLGIAGKIIVSLLFVIMSSFIISFPKLISRKKKREEIKEEIGKVQESPESEQKKKEIKTKTAAKVQKPEIKVDEEELNPNTLINLLKPAEPFDATESKQELEKNKILIEEKLREFNIEGKVVNYYPGPVVTRYEYEPAPGVRLSKISSLADDIALRMRSNAIRIIAPLPNKGLVGFEIPNKNRKTVYLRALVERDEFFQLDSPLAFALGVDTAGNPVYADLSNMPHLLIAGSTGSGKSVCINTIITSIIFRNKPEQVRFVLIDPKRIELSLYEGIPHLLLPVVKDRKLAVEVLKKAVKWMDYRYKLFAKETARDISSYNEKMIKSGGEPIPYLVIIIDEFADLIITTGREIEEPLARLAQMARAVGIHLIVATQRPSVDVITGMIKANFPVRIAFKVPSKVDSKTILDENGAEKLLGRGDMLFIPPGTSEKVRLHGPLITEEETKKISRTLTQHYLTQIIKSYFDLDALKAKELVEELMDENLYMPFIRIDEPGLSELEEKAIEFLSDYLELEPETIKEKLSEIRDNYYRKIPEMTEIPITEAEEEISVEEGEWDPMLEEAAKAVILEGKASATLLQRRLKLGFARAARVIDQLEQLGIIGPQEGTKPRKVLVKFEDLERIFKNEKN, encoded by the coding sequence ATGGAGCTTTTGAGCCTTCTTTTCCTTTTCGCTTTCACAGGATATCTTCTATACATTAGCTCAGAAAACAAAATTCTAATCACTGAACGTATCGCTTCTTTAATTTTTTCCTTTGCCTTTTTGTTCTTGTTAATCAGCATAGCCTCTTACTTTCCCGAAGGTGAACTTACAAACTGGGGAGGCAAAATTGGATACATAGTTGGATCGATCCTTGTCACAAAATTGGGTTACTTGCTTTCTGCCCTAATTTCTTTAATCTTCGCCCTTTACGGTTTCTTGGTGTTTATAAACAAGGCAAAAAAGAGCCTCCTTTTAGAACTTTTAGCCCTCTTCGTCATTCTTTTCGCCTTTTCATTATATTTGCCCGTTCCTCTTGCAGGTAGCCTCTCAGTAAGAATCTCTATATTCCTCTTAAATAACCTTGGTATAGCAGGTAAAATTATCGTTTCCCTTCTATTCGTCATCATGTCCTCCTTCATCATCAGTTTTCCTAAACTCATAAGCCGGAAAAAGAAAAGAGAAGAAATAAAGGAAGAAATCGGTAAAGTGCAAGAATCTCCAGAGTCGGAGCAAAAAAAGAAGGAAATTAAAACAAAAACAGCAGCAAAAGTACAAAAGCCCGAAATTAAGGTAGATGAAGAAGAACTAAACCCAAATACCTTAATTAATCTTTTAAAACCTGCCGAACCCTTCGATGCTACAGAATCCAAGCAAGAACTGGAAAAGAATAAGATACTAATCGAGGAGAAACTTCGGGAGTTTAACATAGAGGGAAAAGTCGTAAACTATTATCCGGGCCCCGTCGTTACAAGATACGAATACGAACCTGCTCCCGGTGTAAGGCTTTCAAAAATCTCATCCCTTGCTGATGACATCGCACTAAGGATGAGATCCAATGCAATTAGAATAATAGCACCGTTACCCAATAAGGGGCTCGTGGGTTTTGAAATTCCAAATAAAAATAGAAAAACAGTTTATCTCAGGGCCTTAGTAGAAAGAGATGAATTTTTCCAATTAGATTCTCCTTTGGCCTTTGCCCTTGGAGTCGATACCGCTGGAAATCCTGTATATGCTGACCTTTCAAACATGCCCCACCTCCTCATCGCTGGATCTACAGGAAGTGGAAAGTCGGTATGCATTAACACGATTATTACCAGCATCATTTTCAGAAACAAACCCGAACAGGTTAGGTTTGTGCTGATTGATCCAAAACGTATAGAATTGTCACTTTACGAGGGTATACCCCATCTTCTTTTACCCGTTGTAAAGGACAGGAAATTGGCAGTAGAGGTTCTTAAAAAGGCAGTTAAATGGATGGATTACCGCTATAAATTATTTGCAAAAGAAACGGCGAGGGACATTTCCAGTTACAATGAGAAAATGATTAAATCCGGTGGCGAACCTATTCCTTATCTTGTTATCATAATTGACGAATTTGCCGACCTTATTATCACTACTGGAAGGGAGATTGAAGAACCTCTTGCAAGGCTTGCACAGATGGCAAGGGCAGTGGGAATCCACTTGATTGTGGCTACTCAAAGGCCTTCAGTAGACGTTATTACAGGTATGATAAAGGCAAATTTCCCTGTAAGAATCGCTTTTAAAGTCCCAAGCAAAGTCGACTCAAAAACAATCTTAGATGAGAATGGAGCAGAAAAGCTTCTTGGAAGAGGAGATATGTTATTTATACCTCCAGGGACTTCCGAAAAAGTAAGGCTCCACGGACCTCTCATCACCGAGGAAGAGACCAAAAAAATTTCACGAACCTTAACCCAACACTACCTCACACAAATTATTAAGAGTTACTTTGACCTTGACGCTCTTAAAGCTAAGGAACTTGTAGAAGAACTTATGGATGAGAACCTTTACATGCCTTTTATTAGGATTGACGAACCGGGACTTTCTGAATTGGAGGAAAAGGCGATCGAGTTCCTTTCAGACTATTTGGAATTGGAACCAGAAACAATAAAGGAGAAGCTTTCCGAAATCAGAGACAATTACTATAGGAAAATCCCGGAAATGACAGAAATTCCGATAACAGAAGCAGAAGAAGAAATTAGTGTGGAAGAAGGCGAGTGGGATCCGATGCTTGAAGAAGCCGCCAAAGCAGTCATCCTTGAAGGCAAAGCCTCGGCAACCCTTTTGCAGCGTAGGCTTAAACTGGGGTTTGCGAGGGCTGCAAGAGTAATCGATCAATTGGAACAACTCGGAATTATCGGCCCCCAAGAGGGGACAAAACCCAGAAAGGTTCTTGTGAAGTTCGAAGATCTTGAAAGGATTTTTAAAAATGAAAAGAATTGA